Proteins from a single region of Apium graveolens cultivar Ventura chromosome 7, ASM990537v1, whole genome shotgun sequence:
- the LOC141671616 gene encoding putative F-box protein At1g47790 encodes MAEIRPNPTLSDDLINQILLRVPVKSLLSFQLVCKTWLSLINDPAFVKAQLLRANTVETEQVLIMNRFERREGHKISLLQIDSRQIQADLKFPYECSQDVFCRIVGSANGIVCVAVDFDIYFWNPATRQSKLIPSYIGTCNELYGETLGFGYDPISHDFKVVRLALPPSVEVYSANKNVWRKVPDPIDDTPVHAKFDVCVNGFLCGIGCFGMVVFDLNKEVLNCAIKLPVHNYCYDYIIKFKNSIAFIIILNGLNDDDNETDPRLCEKISMWSLDDDACLRDGGVEPSWTIMFSIDFVNPDVFLELYLGYFNNGDLLLLIETDGYKWISCNADRKEAKIFPLSVDMANHFYRRDFFEYRESLVSLAGFKQVN; translated from the coding sequence ATGGCGGAGATTAGACCAAATCCAACACTTTCCGATGATCTAATCAACCAGATTCTGTTACGCGTACCTGTGAAATCATTACTAAGTTTCCAGTTAGTCTGCAAGACCTGGTTATCCCTCATTAATGACCCTGCTTTCGTCAAAGCTCAACTCCTTCGTGCCAACACAGTCGAAACTGAACAAGTTCTTATCATGAACCGTTTTGAACGTCGTGAAGGTCATAAAATTTCTCTCCTTCAAATTGATTCTCGTCAAATCCAGGCTGATCTTAAGTTTCCGTATGAATGTTCACAAGATGTGTTTTGTAGAATTGTTGGTTCTGCTAATGGTATTGTTTGTGTTGCTGTTGATTTCGATATTTATTTTTGGAATCCTGCTACTAGACAATCCAAACTTATTCCGTCTTATATTGGTACATGTAATGAGCTTTATGGAGAAACTCTAGGTTTTGGTTATGATCCGATTAGTCATGATTTTAAGGTTGTTAGGCTTGCATTGCCTCCTTCTGTTGAGGTGTATTCTGCTAATAAAAATGTTTGGCGAAAGGTGCCTGATCCAATTGACGACACTCCTGTTCATGCAAAATTTGATGTATGTGTTAACGGATTCTTGTGTGGTATTGGATGCTTTGGTATGGTGGTGTTTGATTTGAACAAGGAGGTGCTGAATTGTGCTATTAAGCTCCCTGTTCATAATTATTGTTATGATTACATTATCAAGTTTAAGAATTCTATTGCTTTTATTATAATACTAAATGGATTGAATGATGATGATAATGAGACTGATCCGAGATTGTGTGAGAAAATTAGCATGTGGAGCTTAGATGATGATGCCTGCCTTCGTGATGGTGGAGTTGAGCCATCATGGACAATAATGTTTAGTATTGATTTTGTCAATCCAGATGTTTTTCTTGAGCTTTATCTGGGCTACTTCAACAACGGGGATCTACTACTACTAATAGAAACTGATGGTTATAAATGGATTTCATGTAATGCCGACAGGAAAGAGGCCAAGATTTTCCCACTTTCAGTTGATATGGCAAATCACTTTTACCGTCGTGATTTTTTTGAGTATAGGGAGAGTTTAGTTTCACTCGCAGGATTTAAACAAGTAAACTGA